In Sphaeramia orbicularis chromosome 9, fSphaOr1.1, whole genome shotgun sequence, the sequence TGTTTTTTGCCCACAGAGCAATGCCCCTTCAATCCTGGAGGTGGAAGTGGATAAAGTGGAGGAGTTTGACAAAGGTCTGGCAGTGGCTATAAAGGGTCTGTGGGAAGATGCAGGAATACAGGAGTGCTACGACCGGCGCAGAGAGTACCAGCTGTCCGACTCCACCAAATAGTGAGTGATGCGCACACTGATGCGCGTAAAACAAttatgagaccatcaaaagtcatcaaaaacaacggttatgtaatcaagttctaactcctgtgtgtatcatgtgactaaaacagacagaaaagaaaacatagaatgtctaaaagcactgtttttgtcagtacaatgccatagatattgatgtaagaactgaagtgattttggttattatcaagaaaacatggaaaatggttagatatcagctctgaaattaaactcttatgatggctaaaatttgcttagaggtcttatttatgtctttgtgcataagaaatcaatataagtgaatccccaaaggaactttgtgttggtaaatgcaagttatgcaaatttacaggatttcagttctgttgcaacatgttgatggtcatatgaactatgtgttcaggtcaaaaatgtccaatttcatcacaattaatgctatattttcatgtcacaaatggccaagttatatttgaactgaatttacctgaaaaacaaatattctattcttttagattccccagtttttctcaCAAGATTATATaccacatatcacatgttttatttttactggttgcaatatggagtatggtgctgagcCATCCTGCTTATATTACGCCAATACATagattaagaatgtcacacatctctttttaaatcaacagttttctaataataagcatttttataaagaaataacaattctatattggtatttactctttagtatgatgataaactatacaataaatagttctgatcctagtttttgcacagggatcatttgtggaaatggtgacatggctgccgagcatcagtatgatgggatctggaacaaccatgtcacatccgtccactgccacattttgtgtttttgtgtcagctgttattgttttagatccacaatactaacatttatgaataagaggagaatcagcaatagtaagtctataagtttattactaataaagtactggtactgaccagagcatcatgggtaatgtcacgtccgtccaccagcaaaagttttcacatacacatgctattcaaaatccagtatttctgaaaatagagcttccattgtcaaataatatcagtagtctgtgcacaaatgtatttgcattttttcaacacagttctatgcatttctcacaatttttttttgacaaaaatggccactcatttgaccccctaagtaaactTTAGCCaatagctatttttgttgttattattatatttgtctaaataaatgtacctttaattgtaccaggcattaaaatgaacaagaaactggagaaaacaagggtggtctaataattttttctgcgactgtatatcgtCATTCAcagtcatacatgcacacattccTTCTATTACTGCACTTCATAGAGGTGACTGTAAAGAAAACTGAAACAACTGTTAGTGAGTTTATGCACCTGGCTGAAATcctgaaaaactgaaacaaaaattcTAAACTTTGCCAAGAGAGCCAACATGATACCAAATGAAGAGGAACAATTAACCCAAATGGACAAAACAGTCACAGTGATGCATGAGAGTTAATAGAGTGAAGGTACCAacagttttttattgttttaagtgaaactgtttcATATTTTCTCTTTCTGTCATTATTTTCCTCACATTTCTTCAGCTATCTCTCCGAACTGGATCGAATTTCACAGCCCACTTACCTACCCGACCTCCAGGACATCCTCAGAGTCCGGGTGCCGACCACAGGTATCATCGAGTACCCCTTCGACATGGAGAACGTCATCTTCAGGTGAGATACAACAACGCCGGCTGTTTCCTGGATGATGTAACACCAAACGTACACCTTAAACATCACTGTTTTCTAATGTTGGATCGGCTGTGGTCACGGCAGGATGGTGGAcgttgggggtcagaggtcagagcggAGGAAGTGGATCCACTGCTTTGAGAACGTCACCTCCATCATCTTCCTGGTGGCGCTGAGTGAGTACGACCAGGTCCTGGCCGAGTGTGACAACGAGGTGAGAATCCATCTCAACAGACCAGAATCTAGATGTAACCTGTCCCTTTAGGAATTCAAACGAACATGGATTTTAATTTCAGAACCGAATGGAGGAGAGCAAGGCTTTGTTCAAAACCATCATCAACTACCCCTGGTTCCAGCGCTCTTCTGTTATACTTTTCCTCAACAAGACGGACATCCTTAACGAGAAGATCATGTACTCACATATATCCACCTATTTCCCAGAATTCACAGGTTAGTGAATGGATGAatgttttaatgtcattttacttctaCAGCAAAACTGAGAATGTGATCCTTAAAAtgtaagaagagaaaaaaatactataaaaataaaacctgtaaTAAAAaagcaatcacacacacacacacacactctgctgaTCAGCATTGCACAGTGAGTTCTGAAGATATTTAATTtatctgtattaacccataaagacccggtgctacttttgtggcacttccaaaatattttttttctctatatttaacttttcttaagtgatttatcatcatttatacttagtgccattaaaaacacatggtccaaacatgtggtgtaatttccacaaaatgatttgctcaggtgtctattttgttcatgttgctcatgaaatgagtaacacagttaacagctgtatttttttcactcCTGACGCATGTGACGTCGACGtctggactaatcccttaatgtcagatattgagttgaatctcttgtacagagtcacactTGTCTGGTAACTAGGTGTGGTCAGTAGTCTAtgtaaaggcagcaaagaaaacatcaggtgtcttcatgttttctttgcaataagtgtcagaaaatgtgtttttgccaattcttttgcacctttgtttttagGAAGAAttaaactttcaatatctggccattaattatcattaatacaaataataaatgcttaatacagtgtgttttagtaaaaaagaaaaaaacagacttgaagtttttagcatatttattatcagaaacaactgtaaatgtccatagcaAAACTTTCTGAGATTATAAAATAaattttcaactattttacatctgctcaaacatgctttttggtcttgaacattcagtatccatattatggattcatatttgttgttatttccaggtgtttttttttttttgttttttaacctgtgtggaagtctctgcaACAATTCgtttctacactgcaaaaatctgtcttaccaagtgtatttttctcatttcttgtcaaaatatttcatcacacttaaaataagacataatcacgtaAAGAGCaacctttcagtgagatataagaacttatttttagacaatagatcttcaaaatcttatttcaagaaatcttaccaagatcattttcatttgttccattggcagatttttttgcttgaattaagcaaataaataaaatcttgaattaagcaaaaaaaatctgccaatggaaaaaatgaaaattatcttgg encodes:
- the LOC115426095 gene encoding guanine nucleotide-binding protein subunit alpha-14-like, yielding MAGCCVSAEDRENQRINEEIEKQLRRDKKDSRRELKLLLLGTGESGKSTFIKQMRIIHGGGYSEEDKKSYAKLVYQNIYTSMQTMIRAMEALGIAFADPKNQSNAPSILEVEVDKVEEFDKGLAVAIKGLWEDAGIQECYDRRREYQLSDSTKYYLSELDRISQPTYLPDLQDILRVRVPTTGIIEYPFDMENVIFRMVDVGGQRSERRKWIHCFENVTSIIFLVALSEYDQVLAECDNENRMEESKALFKTIINYPWFQRSSVILFLNKTDILNEKIMYSHISTYFPEFTGPQQDAKAGQEFILKMYQEQNPDKDKTVYHHFTCATDTENIRFVFVAVKDTILRHNLKEFNLV